In Serinus canaria isolate serCan28SL12 chromosome 5, serCan2020, whole genome shotgun sequence, the following proteins share a genomic window:
- the LOC127059652 gene encoding translation initiation factor IF-2-like, protein MLLKAPTATRALQQQPPLAKPHPGLRQPRGTLQTPLRAAIVAQPPLGGRFNAAGSGSTADTACLPRFTRLRGDALGKHRSTTGAPRTPPAPRQRPLPAVGPRPDHPPRPGRSPGPAAAWARRPSPGGPGPAAARGAPRAGLTETAAGRAGPCRAGAAGTERERPVLRGAGGRKGRRRPRTSAAPAAAPPRVKGTGTAPAGSPRHRPALPGTDRGRSPAAGEPRERGVPARLCHVCGCITRSPPCAGGSPPELPTWGSLTSS, encoded by the coding sequence ATGCTCCTTAAAGCTCCTACGGCCACCCGGGcgctgcagcagcagccgccTCTCGCCAAACCTCACCCGGGGCTCCGACAGCCCCGGGGAACGCTCCAAACCCCATTGCGGGCGGCAATTGTCGCCCAGCCGCCCCTCGGCGGGCGGTTTAACGCAGCGGGCTCCGGGAGCACCGCGGACACGGCGTGCTTGCCCCGCTTCACCCGGCTCCGGGGAGATGCGCTCGGGAAGCACCGGAGCACCACCGGAGCGCCCCGAACCCCGCCGGCCCCACGGCAGCGGCCTCTCCCCGCCGTGGGGCCGCGCCCGGACCACCCCCCCCGGCCGGGCCgcagccccgggcccgccgCGGCCTGGGCCCGCCGCCCCTCGCCGGGagggcccggccccgctgcggCCCGCGGCGCTCCCCGGGCGGGACTCACCGAGACGgcggcgggcagggctgggccgTGCCgagccggggctgcggggacgGAGCGGGAGCGGCCGGTGCTGCGCGGCGCGGGCggcaggaaggggaggaggcGGCCCCGCACGTCCGCCGCGCCTGCGGCCGCCCCCCCGCGCGTTAAAGGCACCGGCACCGCCCCGGCCGGGAGCCCCCGGCAccgcccggccctgcccggcacCGACCGCGGCCGCAGCCCAGCCGCGGGGGAGCCCCGGGAGCGGGGAGTGCCCGCCCGGCTTTGCCACGTGTGTGGGTGCATCACCCGCAGCCCGCCGTGCGCTGGGGGATCGCCCCCCGAGCTCCCCACGTGGGGATCCCTCACCTCGTCCTGA